The Streptomyces aurantiacus genome includes a region encoding these proteins:
- a CDS encoding HAD family hydrolase — protein MERAAVFDVDGTLVDTNHLHVTAWWEAFRQAGHDVPMHAVHRAVGLGSDDLVAHLLGEGRDTGEDDSISAAHTTLYGTYFERLPALPGAADLLRRLDRDGWAVVLATSAGGAELDALRRAIGADDVIRATASADDVDHGKPAPDPVEHALELVGASAERSVFVGDTVWDMRAGTRAGVLCVGLLCGGIPRADLEEAGASAVYRDPAHLLASLSGSPLAPGG, from the coding sequence ATGGAGCGGGCGGCCGTGTTCGATGTGGACGGCACTCTCGTCGACACCAACCATCTGCATGTGACGGCCTGGTGGGAGGCGTTCCGGCAGGCCGGGCACGACGTGCCGATGCATGCCGTCCACCGGGCGGTGGGCCTCGGCTCCGACGACCTGGTCGCGCATCTGCTGGGCGAAGGGCGGGACACCGGGGAGGACGACTCGATCAGTGCCGCGCACACGACCCTGTACGGCACGTACTTCGAGCGGCTGCCTGCCCTGCCGGGGGCCGCGGATCTGCTGCGGCGTCTCGACCGCGACGGCTGGGCGGTCGTACTGGCCACGTCCGCCGGCGGGGCGGAGCTCGACGCGCTCCGGCGGGCCATCGGCGCGGACGACGTCATCAGGGCGACGGCGAGCGCGGACGACGTGGACCACGGGAAGCCCGCGCCCGATCCGGTGGAGCACGCCCTGGAACTCGTCGGGGCCTCGGCCGAGCGCTCGGTCTTCGTCGGCGACACGGTCTGGGACATGCGTGCGGGCACGCGGGCGGGTGTCCTCTGCGTGGGACTGCTGTGCGGCGGCATTCCGCGCGCCGACCTGGAGGAGGCCGGGGCGAGCGCCGTCTACCGGGACCCGGCCCATCTCCTCGCCTCGCTGTCGGGAAGCCCTCTGGCACCGGGCGGCTGA
- a CDS encoding VanZ family protein — protein sequence MARAALRPRTAFRFRSTSGSGTRKSDPRTPKSRSGDGKSGRRSSQVPRERRRPPLVVRLLVMLVAFAAMVAFAAALAKITLQPSPASEALIHSNLRPGRSLSAYLDQPELRDAFKQIGGNLLLGIPFGVLLPVLVPGTRGILRVILLTATVMLLVELVQGALITGRAFDIDDVILNTTGALVGYLLLGRRLSRAVHPRRLDRKA from the coding sequence ATGGCTCGCGCAGCGCTACGCCCACGTACCGCCTTTCGGTTCCGCTCCACGTCGGGCTCCGGAACCAGGAAGTCGGACCCTCGGACCCCGAAGTCCCGCTCCGGCGACGGGAAGTCCGGCCGCCGGTCCTCGCAGGTCCCGCGCGAGCGAAGGCGGCCGCCCCTCGTGGTGCGCCTCCTGGTCATGCTGGTCGCCTTCGCGGCCATGGTGGCTTTCGCCGCCGCGCTGGCCAAGATCACACTCCAGCCCTCACCGGCCTCCGAGGCGCTGATCCACAGCAATCTCCGCCCGGGCCGTTCGCTCAGCGCCTATCTGGACCAGCCCGAACTGCGGGACGCGTTCAAGCAGATCGGCGGCAATCTTCTCCTCGGCATCCCCTTCGGCGTGCTGCTGCCCGTCCTCGTTCCCGGGACGCGCGGCATTCTGCGGGTGATCCTGCTGACCGCGACGGTGATGCTGCTGGTCGAGCTGGTGCAGGGGGCGCTCATCACCGGACGCGCCTTCGACATCGACGACGTCATCCTCAACACCACCGGCGCGCTGGTCGGCTACCTGCTCCTCGGCCGGCGGCTGAGCCGGGCGGTTCATCCGAGGCGGCTCGACCGGAAGGCGTGA
- a CDS encoding ricin-type beta-trefoil lectin domain protein, which produces MGSPRLLRRCLLATLSAVLLASAAVGPAQADPVRTAHSQVPPTPRAAAAVTFSDTFDGPAGAAVDSSKWQLETGDNVNNHERQYYTSGTRNAALDGQGHLVITARRENPNNYQCWYGRCEYTSARLNTAGRFTTTHGRVEARLKVPRGQGMWPAFWMLGNDIGQVGWPASGEIDIMENVGFEPSTVHGTLHGPGYSGSGGIGAAYSLPGGQAFADAFHTFAVDWSPGAITWSVDGTVYQRRTPADLGGRQWVFDKPFFLILNLAVGGYWPGDPDGSTVFPNQLVVDEVKVTTGDGAGGGTPVRGLAGKCVDVAGASAANGTPVQLYDCNGTAAQQWTVAADGSIRALGKCLDVTGNGTADGSTVQLWDCSGGPNQRWTATAARDIVNPQADKCLDVTGNSSANGTRLQLWTCTGAANQKWTVG; this is translated from the coding sequence GTGGGTTCACCACGTCTGCTCCGCAGATGCCTCCTCGCCACCCTGTCCGCCGTACTCCTCGCATCCGCCGCGGTCGGTCCCGCACAGGCGGATCCCGTACGGACGGCTCACTCGCAGGTGCCCCCCACACCGAGAGCCGCCGCCGCGGTGACGTTCTCGGACACCTTCGACGGTCCCGCCGGCGCGGCCGTCGACTCCTCGAAATGGCAGCTCGAGACCGGCGACAACGTCAACAACCACGAACGGCAGTACTACACGTCCGGCACCCGCAACGCGGCCCTGGACGGCCAGGGCCATCTGGTGATCACGGCCCGCCGTGAGAACCCGAACAACTACCAGTGCTGGTACGGCCGTTGCGAGTACACCTCGGCCCGCCTCAACACCGCAGGCAGGTTCACCACCACTCACGGGCGGGTCGAGGCCCGGCTGAAGGTGCCGCGCGGGCAGGGAATGTGGCCCGCCTTCTGGATGCTGGGCAACGACATCGGGCAGGTCGGCTGGCCCGCCTCGGGCGAGATCGACATCATGGAGAACGTCGGCTTCGAACCCTCGACCGTGCACGGCACCCTGCACGGCCCCGGGTACTCCGGCTCCGGCGGCATCGGCGCCGCCTACTCGCTGCCCGGCGGCCAGGCCTTCGCCGACGCCTTCCACACCTTCGCCGTCGACTGGTCGCCCGGCGCGATCACCTGGTCCGTGGACGGCACGGTCTACCAGCGGCGCACGCCCGCCGACCTGGGCGGCCGGCAATGGGTGTTCGACAAGCCGTTCTTCCTGATCCTCAACCTCGCGGTGGGCGGCTACTGGCCGGGCGATCCGGACGGTTCGACCGTGTTCCCCAATCAGCTCGTCGTGGACGAGGTGAAGGTGACCACGGGGGACGGCGCTGGTGGCGGCACGCCCGTCAGGGGGCTCGCGGGAAAGTGCGTCGACGTGGCGGGGGCAAGCGCCGCCAACGGCACACCCGTGCAGCTCTACGACTGCAACGGCACCGCGGCCCAGCAGTGGACCGTGGCCGCCGACGGCTCGATCCGGGCGCTGGGCAAGTGTCTGGACGTCACGGGCAACGGCACGGCGGACGGTTCGACGGTCCAGCTGTGGGACTGCTCGGGCGGGCCCAACCAGCGCTGGACGGCCACCGCGGCACGCGACATCGTGAATCCACAGGCCGACAAGTGCCTGGACGTGACGGGCAACAGCTCGGCGAACGGCACCCGGCTACAGCTGTGGACCTGCACGGGCGCGGCCAACCAGAAGTGGACCGTCGGCTGA
- a CDS encoding peptidase inhibitor family I36 protein, protein MKRFALSAAAAVLALSGGLALAAPAGAASCPSGDFCVWENANFAGQRANWSGDDGWWESWIADTDSSWANHGISGPGVKDHVRVYEDAWQGGAMTICLTPGQEVGYNGVANDRGDSHTWAMRC, encoded by the coding sequence ATCAAGCGCTTCGCCCTCTCCGCCGCTGCGGCCGTCCTCGCCCTGAGCGGCGGTCTGGCCCTGGCCGCACCCGCCGGTGCCGCCAGCTGCCCCAGTGGCGACTTCTGTGTCTGGGAGAACGCGAACTTCGCCGGGCAGCGAGCCAACTGGTCCGGCGACGACGGCTGGTGGGAGAGCTGGATCGCCGACACCGACTCCTCCTGGGCCAACCACGGCATCTCCGGCCCCGGCGTCAAGGACCACGTCCGGGTGTACGAGGACGCCTGGCAGGGCGGCGCCATGACGATCTGTCTCACCCCGGGTCAGGAGGTCGGGTACAACGGCGTGGCCAACGACCGCGGAGACTCCCACACGTGGGCCATGAGGTGCTGA
- a CDS encoding PHP domain-containing protein: protein MDPAEALDRIAFLLERSLAPTYRVRAFRTAAGVVSGLPADEVARRATEGSLESLKGIGPKTAQVVREVLAGQVPGYLEKLEGEAEEPLVRGGEELAGRLRGDCHLHSDWSDGGSPIEEMGRTAARLGHEWAVLTDHSPRLTVARGLSPERLREQLDVVAELNERWAPFRLLTGIECDILDDGSLDQEPELLDRLDVVVVSVHSKLRMGAPAMTRRMVAAVRDPRSDVLGHCTGRLVTGRGRPESEFDADEVFAACAETGTAVEINSRPERLDPPRRLLRRAVAAGTLFSVDTDAHAPGQLGWQVYGCARAEECGVPPERVVTTWSAPELLAWARDRVTPSGVRAP from the coding sequence ATGGACCCGGCCGAGGCGCTGGACCGTATCGCCTTCCTGCTGGAACGGTCTCTGGCCCCCACCTATCGCGTACGGGCGTTCCGCACGGCGGCGGGCGTCGTCTCGGGGCTGCCCGCCGACGAGGTGGCCCGGAGGGCGACCGAAGGGTCGCTGGAGTCGCTGAAGGGCATCGGGCCGAAGACCGCCCAGGTGGTGCGCGAGGTGCTGGCCGGGCAGGTCCCGGGCTATCTGGAGAAGCTGGAAGGGGAGGCCGAGGAGCCCCTCGTCCGGGGCGGCGAGGAGCTGGCGGGGCGGTTGCGCGGCGACTGCCATCTGCATTCGGACTGGTCGGACGGCGGCAGCCCCATCGAGGAGATGGGCCGTACCGCGGCACGGCTCGGGCACGAGTGGGCGGTCCTCACGGACCACTCGCCACGCCTCACGGTGGCCCGCGGTCTGTCGCCCGAGCGGCTGCGCGAGCAGCTGGACGTGGTCGCGGAACTGAACGAGCGCTGGGCGCCCTTCCGACTGCTCACCGGCATCGAGTGCGACATCCTCGACGACGGTTCCCTGGACCAGGAGCCGGAACTGCTGGACCGGCTCGATGTCGTCGTCGTGTCGGTGCACTCCAAACTGCGGATGGGCGCGCCCGCGATGACGCGGCGGATGGTCGCCGCCGTCCGGGATCCGCGGTCGGACGTGCTGGGGCACTGCACGGGGCGGCTGGTCACGGGGCGTGGGCGGCCGGAGTCGGAGTTCGACGCGGACGAGGTGTTCGCGGCCTGTGCCGAAACGGGCACGGCGGTCGAGATCAACAGCCGGCCCGAGCGGCTGGATCCACCGCGGCGCCTGCTCCGCCGGGCCGTCGCGGCGGGCACGCTGTTCTCCGTGGACACCGACGCGCACGCGCCAGGCCAGCTCGGCTGGCAGGTGTACGGATGTGCGCGGGCCGAGGAGTGCGGGGTGCCCCCGGAGCGCGTGGTCACCACCTGGTCGGCGCCGGAGCTGCTGGCCTGGGCGCGGGATCGGGTGACTCCGTCGGGCGTGCGGGCGCCCTGA
- a CDS encoding SDR family NAD(P)-dependent oxidoreductase, whose amino-acid sequence MNTAQHKIGSGFGHRSTADDVLAGLDLTGQLAVVTGGYSGLGLETTRALSRAGARVVVPARRRAVADEAVAGIDGVEVDELDLGDLESVRAFADRFLASGRTIDVLIGNAGIMACPETRVGPGWEAQFATNHLGHFALVNRLWPAIAPGGARVVSVSSGGHHLSDIRWDDPHWRRGYDKWEAYGQAKTANVLFAVQLDALGRDSGVRAFSLHPGGILTPLQRHLAKEEMVERGWIDENGVVLVPDAFKSPEQGAATQVWAATSPQLTGMGGVYCEDCDIAEPAPADGERVGVRDYAIDPASAARLWALSAELTGVDAFA is encoded by the coding sequence ATGAACACTGCACAGCACAAAATCGGTTCGGGCTTCGGCCACCGGAGCACCGCGGACGACGTACTCGCGGGCCTGGACCTCACGGGACAGCTGGCGGTCGTCACCGGCGGCTACTCGGGGCTCGGCCTGGAGACGACGCGCGCCCTCAGCAGGGCCGGCGCGCGGGTCGTCGTTCCGGCGCGGCGCCGCGCGGTCGCCGACGAGGCGGTCGCGGGCATCGACGGCGTCGAGGTGGACGAGCTCGACCTCGGCGACCTGGAGAGCGTCCGGGCGTTCGCGGACCGGTTCCTGGCCTCGGGCCGCACCATCGACGTCCTCATCGGCAACGCCGGGATCATGGCCTGCCCCGAGACCCGTGTCGGGCCCGGCTGGGAGGCCCAGTTCGCAACCAACCACCTGGGTCACTTCGCGCTGGTCAACCGGCTCTGGCCGGCGATCGCCCCCGGCGGCGCCCGGGTCGTGTCCGTCTCCTCGGGGGGCCACCACCTGTCCGACATCCGCTGGGACGACCCGCACTGGCGCCGGGGCTACGACAAGTGGGAGGCGTACGGACAGGCGAAGACGGCCAACGTCCTGTTCGCCGTGCAGCTCGACGCACTCGGCAGGGACTCCGGGGTACGGGCCTTCTCGTTGCACCCGGGTGGCATCCTCACCCCGCTCCAGCGGCACCTCGCCAAGGAGGAGATGGTCGAGCGCGGCTGGATCGACGAGAACGGCGTCGTGCTCGTCCCCGACGCCTTCAAGAGCCCCGAGCAGGGGGCGGCCACCCAAGTGTGGGCGGCGACCTCTCCGCAGCTGACCGGCATGGGCGGCGTCTACTGCGAGGACTGCGACATCGCCGAACCCGCCCCGGCCGACGGCGAGCGCGTCGGTGTCCGCGACTACGCGATCGACCCGGCGTCCGCGGCCCGCCTGTGGGCCCTGTCGGCGGAACTCACCGGCGTCGACGCCTTCGCCTGA